ATTTTGCTTTTTAGCTCCTTTCATCGTTGgtattttattgtttgatcaGAAACAATTACTATTTCTGCAAAACGTCTTtagcaaaaataatattaatctgCAAATGGTACCGCCTTGAGATCGGAAATTTAGGATTGGCATAGACAAATACTCGCTCAAGTCAaatgtatgtaaaagtattataaactatatagtatATACCAAAACTGGACCACATGAACAAAAAGAAATGGACCACATTTGGGTGTTGATGAGCCCTAAACATCTAAATGGGTGGGTAGTACGTAAACATATTTGCATTCTCTGAATCGTTATTAACATAACTTTGGCTCTCTCCTTAGTACGATATATGTTTGCCCTCTTAGATCAAAACTCTggatctttttctcttctcatACCTTATGTTAAGTCAACATCTCAAGAGCGCATATATTATATCGCACGTTGTCTTGTCAAACCTATATACCAATATATAGTGGACATAAACCCCAAATTGtccataattaatatttatatcaaatcATCTTTTtgtgaaatttgaaattttagacATCAATCGTTAAAAGCTTGCaatttttttacgaatatatGTCAACTTAGGACCATTTTAACATCACGcattgtcttctttttttggtgtgtgtgtgtgtgtgaccAGTGACCACACTGATCAGTACATGATATTTGGTGCGCATTTATATGGTGATAAATGATTTTTCTTGATATTAAGAAAAGTTtatttcatcatatatataagggccttttatcataattataaccttccaTCTATAGGTTTAGATATGTGATCTTATTATAAACATGATATTCTGATGAAAAATAAACTTCACATTCTTTTCCATTCATTTCAACGCAAATAAAAACTTCAAATATTCCTTGCTTTGTTTGCTCTTATGGAGGGTTGataattttagggtttagatgcAAATACGGAATCGACAGCGCACACAGACTTTTCTAAAGCAACTTCTTACTTTGTCTTATTTTGGATTAGATTCTCTACCACACAACTAATCAAAGCCCCATATTTACGAGTCCATTATCTCttcctattttttcttcttctttaataaCATTGTGACACCCAATAGATTCGCAATCCAATAATTATCTTTTGTAAGCTACAGCTAAGACAAAAACATTTTGTTATTTTCCTGAAAATCTGATTGAATTTATTTCATTACAAACGATACTTTTAATACAAGGAAGAAAATGGCAAGAGGCTTGTAATATACgtttaaataagttttttttcttatcaacGCATTTTTCGCAATATGAAAACATGAGTCTTGTTCAACTTAAAAATGTATGTTAAACctcttttgatattaataaaaatatgatgttataaaagaaaaatcacGAGACTTACCCGTTTGTATATGTTTCTTCTTACAGAAATTAGGCCGACTAAAGGCCCATTAAGTATTTTTGTTAGCAGAAGGATTAAGCCCATCTAGTATAAGACTGAAAAATGAAAGTATTCGTAAGGATGTTGATTCATGATTTAGAATCAATTTTCTACGTTTTATTATCATCTTCAAGAATTtgatatcccctatatattaatagaaaaacatttaaaaaattataacctatagtttgtactaattaaaaaagtgtTCTGCCGAATTGTCATGTAATTAGAATgttaattttgcttacgtgacggtttgagaatcaattgagaattttgttagtccaaaattaaattggtaggaaatgttatattatatagtaggTTCATTATGGAgcattcatttatcaaaatgaaattataatatattatttccttaaataaaacatacggaattacctaacactacaagaaaacagcggcatactgagggaaaaaatcgtcggtatgtcgtcggaataacgctattccgacgacataccgacgaaaaaaatcctcggaaataactcctcggaaattcacctttcctcggaaatccctcggaaatttccgacggaattccgaggaaatcctatttcctcggaatttccgaggaccacaagttcgtcggaaattcctcggaatattccgaggaagatgtcgtcggaatattccgagggataaacttcctcggaatatttccaaaattaaaaaaaaaattataaatttattttttttaaattgaaattcgaaaatataaaattaaaattgaaatagaaaacatatttaaaatacaaaaaataataaaatagtttttataaataaaaaaatgttttataaatacaaaattagttttaataaatatgaaatcatctttttataaatacaaatagtttttataaatacaaaaaataataaaatagtgtttataaataaaaaaatgttttataaatacaaaattagatttataaatataaatatttttatagatatgaaatcatctttttataaatacaaaatagtttttataaatacaaaaaataataaaatagtgtttacaaataaaaaaaatattttataaatacaaaattaattttaaaatatgaaatcatcttttataaatccaaaaatcgaatttatatacaaagaacggtttgtatatttaaaaatagtttttataaatacaaaaataaaaaaatagtgtttataaatcaaaaaaatgttttataaatacaaaattaattttaaaatatgaaatcatcttttataaatccaaaaaacgaatttatatacaaaaaacgttttgtaaaatcgaatttatatagaaaaaacgatttgtaaatacaaaaataatgaacaatttataaaaaaagttctaaatcaattcaacacaaccaaatcacaattctaaacctattacacaacaaatcacaatcctacccaatcaccctaacaaaaatctatcaaaaaccttctaaaatcatcaaatttacttaaaaacctaacagataggacctaagagagtgggatagggtccttacatgatttgtaagggaatggaaaggattcgccggagagttcgtcgcgagagaaggtttCATCAAATCTAAACCGAAATGATTCTAAttaataaagatttgctaacaatctgtatattttctatcatttttgtttaattatttattattaaaataaattacaaaattacattaatcatataataaaaatttagattttttttgtatatgttgtattttaaatttttcaaaacgagtacaaattattaaaactgttaaaagtatCACATAAACATTTGTGATCAaggtttatttttttcaataataagatacaatgattataaaatcatatgaataaataattttattttaataggtgtttatgttaatatatatatatttcatatcgtttaaattaaaatatacatcatatgaaaatacatacttctattttgatatttgcgttaaatatatattgaaaagttaatattttaattttaaaatcttcattttttaaaaatgattataaattattgaaaccactaaacattctacattaaaaaaatcgttagtgtaaaattttgttacacaaatatgcaaataattataaaatcatatgagtagaaacctcatttaataaatattcatattaaaagtatattatatatctatgttaatatcagttaaatttaattatatatcatatacgatatataagattgattgttttgatttatttaccctaaaatgattgcgaataaacaagagcggtcgtggttgtttgatttatatgcgcgtaactgatttcttagttatttaaaatataattattattttattattttataatatgcagaaaaacataaaataagtaataaaataaaatatttattttgtacaaAGCGCaaatcttaacctaagtatgtatctctttaataattttaaatcttaaacattttctaaatctcaggccaaaaaaataacgaaatgataataaactcaaaaattaatatttatatcgagcaataaccaaaatgaaaaaacgacacaaaaatgaaaaaaatattgaagatagatagaaTTGGCACGTAAACGTAAACTTCTCGTagccataattaacttttaaatttctaaatcatgatataaaaccgagctgacataTTTGAtggtaaccaaatagtaggcctgagattttttggttaagttcttatgcgataagtgattttttgacataaaatatttttaaaaatgggatcAGGCtcattagtaaaaaaattatgcaattaacaaaaaaaattttaaaaattattttaaagtcaaaaatattaattcaatcaagaatataaattttatttttccgtaCAATATTTCGTAAATAATTTTCACATAAagttagttttaaaaattgatacaaaattttgatattagtCTTCATTACTAAactctataaaatatataagcaAATAACATTATCATCTTTTGTTATCAGTCTACAAGTAAAGAAGAACCCAACAACTAcgaacatagagaaaatgagaacAAAAAAGGAACACAAGGAAGTTGAAGTTGAAAACTATATACTATAAAAAGTATGAAAAGATTAGTGATTTTTGGGAAACATAAAGAACCATAAATAGCGTGTACACCACTCCACCGTTCAATCGAACCAACCCTAACCAAACCGGACACAGGATCATCGTCAGTGGCAAAACCCATCAATCTGGTTTCTTAcgctgagaagaagaagaagacgagaagAACAGGAAGGAGCACGGAGGCGAAGACAGAGACTTCTGGTCGGAAACCACCGTTGGGAAGAAAAGGGTAAGTGTCAGGAGGCGGCATAACGCAATTATCTCCATTAAAGTAGATCCTACGAGGAAAAGCCCATCCTTTCTCGAACGAGAACGTTGCTTGATCCTTACGGAACAGAATCTCAGACTGCACGTTCCCAAGAGGCCCTGCTTCTGACAAGAAGTCATTATAGAACTTCACTCCCCACAACATCGCCGTatcatctgcaaaaaaaaaaaaaaagaatcaatctTTATGATCACCAAGAAGAGAGGGAAGATAAGAACAGAGAGAGTAGTTTACTTAGTCCTGCGTAAGGAGTGATAGACTTGTAGTTGAAACTGAAGATCTGAGTGATGTTATCGAAGTTCGGATGCTGTGCCACCATGTTCCACTGCGAGTAGTTTAAACGGTAGTTAAAGTTTGTGATCGTGATCTTCACTCGCCAATACTCTTTGTAGTTCTGCTTCACGTGCCAATGCACTCGGATGGGACACAAGTGTCTCGTGCATTGCACCAGTGGCGGCAAAATAGTTCCTTTCTTGGTGGGTGGTGAGACAACAGACGCCAAGTGCGGTGTATCAGGGCTGTGTCATTACCAAAACAGAGAAAAGGTTTAGACTTTGTGGTCGAAAACAGAACAAGAAGACATAAAGTTTTAGACTTTACTCACTCGAGACAGGCGCCAGACtctgttttgttgttttggcaTCCGCACGCGCAAGTTGGACATCCGACGATGGTTTCGTTGTAGAAAGAAGACAACGAAACGCAGCAAGTGGGTGTTCTTTGAGCAAGGAACTGCGAGTATGTGCATGTAATGTTCCATGTCACTGCAGTAAGTTAGAAACAAGACggttaatgtttttaaaaataatttggtttgtaaacaaaatctaaattgtgtttttattggttttaaaaaaatataagctgaaatcataaataattatttctcatttagtttaacaatatttttaatttaactaagtctaaattaaattttggtttatgaatatatttaacaCTATAATTTTGAGACAATGCTAACATCTCCGTTTCTTAAAAAAGTCATTATTGATTCTTACTCATAGCTTGAGTGGTTCTGCGTGTGTCGGTGGTGACAAACTTGGTTGGTCTAACAACCTTAGCTGGACCACAAGTGTAGCCAGGACCAGGGCCCATGAGAGTGAAGTTTCTCGGCACGCGGacagttttgtttgtggttcCAGCAGCACCAACACTGATCTGAAAGGAGCTAGCTGCATTGCCAGGGTCTTGAACCCATGAGTTCAGGACACCGCCTTTGCAGCAGTTCGCAATCTGCTGGTTGTAAGGAGTCCCGGGGAGCAAATCTACAACCGTTGGATCTTTCTTACAACAATGTGGTATGTTTCCTTTGTACTTTGAACAATCACCTGTTAAAAACATTAATGTTAGAAATCATGTCCCCTTTGCAACCAGAACATAGATTAATGGTATATGTTCACCTTGTTCTGTTGTTTGTGCTCCGACCATACTCCATATGACCTCTTTCTTTGCCCATTTCCAACCTAACGTCCACCCAGGAGATGGAATGTGTCTGTATTTCTGGAAGTTGAACATGGTAACCACCGCCTAGATGTAACAATTAAACAGTTCAATAATCAAAACCAACAAGCAAcgctgatttttttgtttttgtggttCTTGAACTTACAACATAGCCATCAGGAGTCCAGCTCATGACATCCCATTTCATTGTAATGTTTCCTTCAGGATCAAGCGCATCATATGCTTCTGCAAATAgatttttgagaattatatacaaaaaggtTAGAACTTTTCTCATTAATATTAGTTTGTAGAAACCAGACATAGACCAAACTGTCTGCATCATTGACAAAAGCATGCAACATCaaattttgtttctatttttatatcagagaaacatgaagctttgttttttctttcctGTTATAAACAGGATTGACtgattaactaaaaaaacataGGAAGCAACTAATATTGAAATTGAAGTCATAATCTTAGGATCTGAGCTTTGCAAAAGCATTTTGCTTCACTAACTGAATAAAGATCTAAATATTGATGAAGAACAA
This genomic stretch from Brassica napus cultivar Da-Ae chromosome C9, Da-Ae, whole genome shotgun sequence harbors:
- the LOC106382187 gene encoding protein COBRA encodes the protein MESSVSKMSFLAVLVVFLISSSYITSTEAYDALDPEGNITMKWDVMSWTPDGYVAVVTMFNFQKYRHIPSPGWTLGWKWAKKEVIWSMVGAQTTEQGDCSKYKGNIPHCCKKDPTVVDLLPGTPYNQQIANCCKGGVLNSWVQDPGNAASSFQISVGAAGTTNKTVRVPRNFTLMGPGPGYTCGPAKVVRPTKFVTTDTRRTTQAMMTWNITCTYSQFLAQRTPTCCVSLSSFYNETIVGCPTCACGCQNNKTESGACLDPDTPHLASVVSPPTKKGTILPPLVQCTRHLCPIRVHWHVKQNYKEYWRVKITITNFNYRLNYSQWNMVAQHPNFDNITQIFSFNYKSITPYAGLNDTAMLWGVKFYNDFLSEAGPLGNVQSEILFRKDQATFSFEKGWAFPRRIYFNGDNCVMPPPDTYPFLPNGGFRPEVSVFASVLLPVLLVFFFFSA